AAGTCCCatgtgggggtttttttgttgttgtttggttggttggttttgtttgtttgtttgttttatccccCTCCCATGTCATTCCTTTAGGTACTTACAGGTACAGGAGGGGCAGGGAAGCCTATAGTGGTTGGCACTGAGGACTCAGGGAGGGATTGGCTGGTGGGGAACACTGGACACTCTAATTTCCAGCTGGTTTGTCCATTGGAAGAGAGTGAACCTCGGCCTCTACCTACAACCTAAGTAGCAGAGGTAAGGTGAGTGGCTGGATCTGTCTCCTTATCTATCCCTGCTTGGACCTACCTTTCTGCTCCCTAGTTTGTACCACTGCCACAACCCAAGTTACAGGGACCTCACTGACTCCTCACCTGTGTGAGTCTCTGTAATCCTGGGAAACTCTCTGGGCCAGGTGGTAGGTGGGCCCCATCCCTGTGAGAGACAGTCCTGAGGCACAGCAGCCATTGACTATAATCCTCATAACTGGCACATACCACACGGATGGTGTTGATGAGGTGGCCTAGCACACAGATATGTGAACTAAGGTCTGACACGACAAGTACATTTCTCACCCCACAGAGCAAAGAGATGAAGCATCCACCGAACTCATACCCTTCCCAGAAGCCCGGTCAAGCAGCGGATAGATTCTAGGTAGGACCCTACCTTCTATGAGAAAGGAGCgaatctccttttccttctcttctaagTTGATATGGATGGCACTTAGTGGAAGCTCCCCCTGTAGAGCAAGGACTAGGTATTTATCTGGGCCatctcagtctcttcctggcCCTATTCTTCCATCCTGCTCTCTAGAGCTGGGCTGGAAACTCAGGCCACTTAGCCCAAAGAATGACACTCTGAGAAAGGCCAGACAACTTTGTTCTGGAACATCTTCACTCTACCTCCTGTTGGATCTTTACCAGCTGATGTCAGTTGTAGGCAGATGCTAATAGGGACCAGCCCCTGTGAGGGAAGCCCCCTTGTTGTGTTTTTTCCGTGACTGTGAGTACACACTAGTGTCATGCTTTAGTcctagacacatgcacatgcacttcCCCGCCCCTATGATGCATAGAAGCTGCTCAGAGGGGGAACATGCACCAGAGATCCCAAGAAGTAGTTCCATTCCACCCACTCCAGGATTAAGGATGTCCCTGCAGGATGAGATGGGATTTAGAGGGTGGAGACTCCTGCTCTGTGCCAGAGCAGAGACCAGACTGACCAGGGCAGTGGGGCCAGATAGGTGGAGCTCTGTGCTCTGTCCCAACAGGCCCTGAAATACAGGTTTCTGAGTCTccgccccccaccccagaaaGGGCACCTTCCTGGACAGATATATGTGGAGAGGGCCAACCTTAAAGCTAAGGCCTTCTGGTCCCTCAGAGAAGATGGCCAGGGATGCTGGGTATAGTACCAGAAGCCGGTCCCACTGTTCCTGTAAGGGGTCAAAGGGTAGAGTGGGGTTGGGCACCTGGAGTCCAGCCTTGTTCCTGTATCCTTCCCGATCTCATTGCACCTCAGGTCTTTCCCCACCCACCTGGGAGGGCAGATGCTGCAGCTTGACCCTTGAGGCACAGATTGCACTGCTCATGGAATCACACCCATATGCTCGACGTAGCTGGGTCCAGGGGAGTTTATCTCCTAGAGAAccctgaggaggaggaaagaataggtcaaaggcaggcagagagtcTGGATGAAGGGAGGACTCACAGGCTCCTGCTACTGACCTGTGGGGGTGCTGAGTAGCATCGTCGTAGACCCAAGAGAGCCATTTGCTTTTCCAGGTGGTAGAGCCAGTGGCTGAGCTCGGCCTCACTGTGGCAGAGAACAAGGAGTGGGGCAGGCAGTGGGCCTAGGGGCAGAAGAGTCAAGTGGGCTAGGGGTCAAGCTCAGAACTCACAGAAGCCCACAGGAAAGTCTCCTCTCCAAGGGCTGCAAGTGGACCTCCAATGCCAGGTCCAGAGGTCCTGGTTCAGTTGTAGCCAGGCCAGCTCTctccacacacctgtaatctggaAGGCATGTTCTCTGGACCCATCAATCGGGCAGATGTTCAATTCCGTCAGTGGTAGCAGCCCCTGCCACAGGATAGTATAGGAGGGGCTGCAGGGACTCCTAGGGAACATagtcactccctccctctctctgtctgtaccACTCACCTGGAATGTAAGTCCTTCAGAACCATGGGCCTGGAAGTACAGGTGGGAAGGGAATAGTTCTAGATAGCAGTCACTGATGTCCTAGGGGAGAGCAGAGCCACTAGTCTCAGAGGCTGGGGGAAAGCTCTGGGCATGGATGTTGGTTCCCACGTATTTCCCAACTTGGCATGGCTCCtacctggctgtgctggaacctCAGCTGAACCTTGGAATAGTGAACAACCTTGCCTAGGTTCCTCACAGGTGTCCTCCGCCACCCTTTTTTGAATACGCTCAGGAATGGCTGTTCCAAGTTTTCTGGATGATGTTCCGGGCGCGGCATGTCCTGAGGGAGTATGGCTCAAGAGAGGGACCAGATGGGGCCAGATCCCCAGGCGATATACACACAGCTTCTGTATATAGTTCTGATCTGTCCATGCATGGCCACAGAATACATTcatcaagaacacacacatacatgcataccacacacacctaAGCCTCATCACATAAAAAGTGGAATATGtgtataccacatatatacatataatgctCCCTACAGTCACAGCTATGTGCTCTGTAGTATAGACTTAAGTTGGTATATACTGGGTTCAATCCTTATCTTCATTACTGCCTATTCTGTGCAACTTCACTTTGGTCATTCAACACCCTCAGACTTGTCCAAGAATTCAGAAGTTATTATGAGAATGAGATAATGCTCAAAGCCTTCTCAGGTTTTCAGTAGCagctgaaagttttttttttaatctagttctatgaaaaatgaaataaagaagaaaaatccaaGGTCCTGGCTTGTAATATTTACTAATTTCTTTAGTGTAAACATTCCCAACAATGTCCAAGTTGAGTTTGGTAACTCATGATGTCGTGAACTTGGAACTGGAAAGAGGTACTAGTCAGCTTTTGTGAGTCTATGCTGGCTATCCCAGCTCACCACATACACACTACTTATCTTACAGTAGAGGGTAGAGCACTGGCAATGGCCTGAGGAGTTATCTATGACTAAACTTGGGGCccagtcctctccttcctttttctattaTGTAAGACACATAATGTCTCACCTTTGCGTGTGCAATTCTCTGCTCAGCCCTAACTATCTTTGACATAGTAATGGAAGAAGGTGACAACAGAAGTCTTATTCTGTTTTGCTCCCTGCTGACTCCACATAGCCTAGAACATGACCTGGGATGTtctgggaggcagggaaagaggtAGGTCCACATCTACACAACTTTTAGAGAGTCATTTTAGAGATCAGGAATGGAGTAAGTTGTGAGCCACAGGCTTGGGACAGGTGCTATGTTGCCTTTGAGAGCTGTCCAGGACCACCTGCATGGGCTACTATACACTGATCAAGTTGAACTACCTCTAGTACAGGCCTAGGAATGTGAACAGACAAAACCAGCTCATCTCCTCACTGACTCTGGGTGGGTCCTCCTGTACCTACACCCAGTGTTGAAACGTATGCTGGATGGCACTGAAAAATAGGGCATGAATAGGAAAGGCTATGAAGCTGGTCCTGGTGCTCAGACAGCTGAGGGCTCAGCTTGGAATTGTGGCAGGGCTAGTTCTTGTTTAGATGCAAAATCTATCTAGAGTCCATAGTCCATGTATGGTGCTCAGGACTGGTTCTCTGCCTGGTTAGGGCCCCTCTTCCTGATCCCTCTTCCTGATCCCACTTCCTGAGGGTCATGTTTTGCCCTTTCCAGTTATTGTGTTCTGACTAGGGTCTCTGGAACTTTGGGACTCCTTCCTAGAATTATTTCCGGGGCCTGACTAGAGGGAGTCAGGGTCTAAGATGTGCCCATAGGGAGGGGATGCTATCCTTGGTCACTCCCGGCCCCAtttccctctttatttctttgaggcagTAAGGTTTCTAAAAGTGACACCTGCCTGTAGAAATTCCTGGGGCCCCAGAGACCAGGAGAGGCTGGTTTCCCAGTTTTCCTAGTTTCCTGGGATCCTGTGAGAAAGGTATACTTTGGGAGTTTGCATCAGCTGCAGCACCCAAGAATACAGGAGCCTTGCCCCAACTCTGGTAGAGgctgcacatatataacagatcCCAGCCCACTGGGGTGGGTGTGGTTCTCCACAAACAGCAGAGTAGGAGGCGTTCCTGTCAGACCTGCAGCCCTGGCTCCTCTCAAGTATTGCCATAGAGttgggaaaaggggaggggaaaggcatGTTTTTCCTCAGCGAGTCATTAAACCCACAGAATAGTTAGCCTTCCGATCTCAGGAGGGTTAGCTGGCTTCTTGCTGTATGGGGATGGGTGCCTGCCTAGCCAGCTGTGGACCAG
Above is a window of Mus pahari chromosome 6, PAHARI_EIJ_v1.1, whole genome shotgun sequence DNA encoding:
- the Plekhn1 gene encoding pleckstrin homology domain-containing family N member 1 isoform X1, whose product is MGNNHCVPQAPRRLRASFSRKPSLKGNREDSARKLAGLFGTEARPDGDTAANKIFHYIPGTDMPRPEHHPENLEQPFLSVFKKGWRRTPVRNLGKVVHYSKVQLRFQHSQDISDCYLELFPSHLYFQAHGSEGLTFQGLLPLTELNICPIDGSREHAFQITGPLPAPLLVLCHSEAELSHWLYHLEKQMALLGLRRCYSAPPQGSLGDKLPWTQLRRAYGCDSMSSAICASRVKLQHLPSQEQWDRLLVLYPASLAIFSEGPEGLSFKGELPLSAIHINLEEKEKEIRSFLIEGHLINTIRVVCASYEDYSQWLLCLRTVSHRDGAHLPPGPESFPGLQRLTQVVGRGRGSLSSNGQTSWKLECPVFPTSQSLPESSVPTTIGFPAPPVPNQTNSNCVSTGQKKIELRQSGSSQSPRGRARREVSGSTVPLPLHLDLTKMSALNLDSGSEAQDHSLDIPHSPLYADPYTPPATSRHKITDIQGLDEQFLCAVQTSPGPELSSPFPTVSVSVPVSESSSGISSSPGPLGSHLLSKKGALQSRASQRHRGSFKSRGPQPSDFPQLVTPAREGKPSSLPPPPDEEAPIWNKTSSPSHQKWSQPRKPAVEGGFIQWI
- the Plekhn1 gene encoding pleckstrin homology domain-containing family N member 1 isoform X2, translating into MGNNHCVPQAPRRLRASFSRKPSLKGNREDSARKLAGLFGTEARPDGDTAANKIFHYIPGTDMPRPEHHPENLEQPFLSVFKKGWRRTPVRNLGKVVHYSKVQLRFQHSQDISDCYLELFPSHLYFQAHGSEGLTFQGLLPLTELNICPIDGSREHAFQITGPLPAPLLVLCHSEAELSHWLYHLEKQMALLGLRRCYSAPPQGSLGDKLPWTQLRRAYGCDSMSSAICASRVKLQHLPSQEQWDRLLVLYPASLAIFSEGPEGLSFKGELPLSAIHINLEEKEKEIRSFLIEGHLINTIRVVCASYEDYSQWLLCLRTVSHRDGAHLPPGPESFPGLQRLTQVVGRGRGSLSSNGQTSWKLECPVFPTSQSLPESSVPTTIGFPAPPVPNQTNSNCVSTGQKKIELRQSGSSQSPRGRARREVSGSTVPLPLHLDLTKMSALNLDSGSEAQDHSLDIPHSPLYADPYTPPATSRHKITDIQGLDEFLCAVQTSPGPELSSPFPTVSVSVPVSESSSGISSSPGPLGSHLLSKKGALQSRASQRHRGSFKSRGPQPSDFPQLVTPAREGKPSSLPPPPDEEAPIWNKTSSPSHQKWSQPRKPAVEGGFIQWI